Proteins from a single region of Methanotorris igneus Kol 5:
- a CDS encoding FeoA family protein, which yields METLLDKKPGVYVVKDILGGHGCKQRFYELGICPGKRITLINSGDCGPILVRVGNTKIALGRGMASKIVVE from the coding sequence ATGGAAACATTGTTAGATAAAAAACCAGGAGTTTATGTGGTTAAGGATATCTTAGGGGGTCATGGATGTAAGCAGAGGTTTTATGAGTTAGGTATTTGCCCAGGAAAGAGAATAACGCTGATAAATTCTGGAGATTGTGGGCCTATATTGGTTAGAGTTGGAAATACTAAAATAGCACTTGGTAGGGGGATGGCAAGTAAGATAGTTGTGGAGTAA
- a CDS encoding tRNA(Ile)(2)-agmatinylcytidine synthase, producing the protein MFIGIDDTDSPNKYCTTYIATLLVEKFKEMGYNVEMPKLIRMNPTVKYKTRGNGGVSIRIIEDKKLSDNEKREIKDIVIEYVENYADFEYETTNPGIVFLDEENYAKNKDLLNSYYKKVLYDIVSIDYVESILKKINAEYIKYKKGYGIIGALGAISSNPPYTYELLAYRKRENWGKERFVDEKSVFEMDEKTFPFTFNNVDYDEGKSIIAPHTKCPVLYGIRGIDKDILIEAMKMIKSEEIDRYMIFKTNQGTDVHLRYMKIKDIYPNTGVIVYGKVVKEPKNLPGGHVVFRVSDGTGEIDCIAYEPTKKFRNIVRKLIVGDLVGVYGTVREKPFEINIEKLKIIKLAKKYTKDKKCECGGTLKAKGKKGGYKCRKCGKVIKYDEIKLIEVERDITEGFYEVPPSARRHLSKPILLF; encoded by the coding sequence TTGTTCATTGGGATAGACGATACAGACAGCCCAAATAAATACTGCACAACATACATAGCAACATTACTGGTTGAAAAGTTCAAAGAAATGGGGTATAATGTTGAAATGCCAAAATTGATAAGAATGAATCCAACGGTTAAATATAAAACAAGGGGAAACGGTGGAGTATCTATAAGGATAATTGAAGACAAAAAATTAAGCGATAATGAGAAAAGGGAAATAAAAGATATTGTTATTGAATATGTGGAAAATTATGCAGATTTTGAATATGAAACAACAAACCCTGGAATTGTTTTTTTGGATGAAGAGAATTATGCAAAAAACAAAGATTTACTAAATAGTTATTACAAAAAGGTTCTTTATGATATCGTATCAATAGATTATGTTGAAAGTATTTTGAAAAAAATCAATGCTGAGTATATTAAATACAAAAAGGGATATGGCATAATAGGAGCATTAGGAGCGATATCATCAAATCCTCCCTACACTTATGAACTCTTGGCATATAGAAAGAGAGAAAATTGGGGAAAAGAGAGATTTGTGGATGAAAAATCAGTATTTGAAATGGATGAGAAAACATTTCCCTTTACCTTTAACAATGTAGATTATGATGAAGGCAAATCAATAATAGCCCCACACACAAAATGTCCAGTCCTTTATGGAATAAGAGGAATAGATAAGGACATCCTAATAGAAGCAATGAAAATGATAAAGAGCGAGGAGATAGACAGGTATATGATATTCAAAACCAATCAAGGAACTGATGTGCATTTGAGATATATGAAAATAAAGGATATCTACCCAAACACTGGTGTAATTGTTTATGGAAAGGTTGTCAAAGAACCAAAAAACTTACCTGGAGGACATGTAGTGTTTAGAGTAAGTGATGGTACGGGAGAAATTGACTGCATTGCCTATGAACCAACCAAAAAATTCAGAAACATTGTTAGGAAGTTGATAGTTGGGGATTTAGTTGGAGTTTATGGGACTGTTAGAGAAAAACCATTTGAAATAAATATAGAAAAATTAAAAATAATTAAACTGGCTAAAAAATACACAAAAGACAAAAAATGTGAATGTGGAGGAACTTTAAAGGCAAAAGGAAAAAAAGGAGGCTATAAATGCAGAAAATGTGGGAAAGTTATAAAATATGATGAGATAAAGTTGATTGAAGTTGAGAGAGACATTACAGAGGGCTTTTATGAAGTTCCACCATCTGCAAGAAGGCATTTAAGCAAGCCAATTTTGTTATTCTAA
- the radB gene encoding DNA repair and recombination protein RadB, with product MLKNILKGEIEKKTITQLYGPPGAGKTNICIISSINTIKKGKKVVYIDTEGSLSLERIKQICPNDFEDILKNMIIYEPYDFEEQTEVIEKKVPLLNNVGLIVVDGIASLYRLELSDDVNKNARLNRILGRQILNLLKVAKKNDLAILITNQIRDTLDGFEATGGRILEYWSKTIVRIEKYEQYREAILEKHRYAKEGEKVRFKIVDRGIEIID from the coding sequence ATGCTGAAGAATATTTTAAAGGGAGAAATTGAGAAGAAAACGATAACCCAACTTTATGGCCCTCCTGGAGCAGGAAAGACAAACATCTGCATAATATCATCAATAAACACAATAAAAAAAGGAAAAAAAGTAGTTTATATTGATACTGAGGGAAGTTTATCCTTAGAAAGGATAAAACAAATTTGCCCCAATGATTTTGAGGATATTTTAAAGAATATGATAATATATGAACCCTATGATTTTGAAGAGCAAACTGAGGTCATTGAGAAAAAAGTCCCACTATTAAATAATGTTGGTTTAATTGTTGTTGATGGTATTGCATCTTTGTATAGGTTAGAGTTGAGTGATGATGTAAATAAAAACGCAAGGTTAAATAGAATTTTGGGTAGGCAAATCTTAAATCTACTTAAAGTAGCAAAAAAGAATGATTTAGCAATACTAATAACCAACCAAATTAGAGATACATTAGATGGATTTGAGGCAACTGGAGGAAGGATTTTAGAGTATTGGAGCAAGACCATTGTAAGAATTGAAAAATACGAGCAATACAGGGAGGCAATATTGGAAAAGCATAGATATGCAAAGGAAGGTGAAAAAGTTAGGTTTAAAATTGTTGATAGGGGAATTGAAATTATTGATTAA
- a CDS encoding fumarylacetoacetate hydrolase family protein: protein MDIKNIKPTKIICVGLNYIDHAKELNMEIPEEPIIFMKPPSSIIYHEDTIIRPKISKRVDYEVELAVVIGKKGKNIKKNEADNYILGYTILNDVTARDLQAKDGQWTRAKSFDTFCPIGPRIVKDIDPMNLNIECRVNGEIKQKSNTKNMIFDVYELIEFVSSIMTLYPGDIISTGTPPGVGELKKGDVVECEIEGIGVLRNYVDDE from the coding sequence ATGGATATAAAAAACATAAAACCAACAAAAATTATTTGTGTGGGGTTAAATTACATAGACCATGCAAAAGAGTTAAACATGGAAATTCCAGAAGAGCCGATAATATTCATGAAACCCCCATCATCAATAATCTATCATGAAGATACCATCATAAGACCTAAAATTTCAAAAAGAGTGGATTATGAAGTCGAATTGGCAGTAGTTATTGGGAAAAAAGGAAAAAATATTAAAAAAAATGAGGCAGACAATTACATATTAGGATACACAATCCTAAATGATGTAACAGCGAGGGACTTGCAAGCGAAGGATGGACAATGGACAAGGGCAAAGTCATTCGACACATTCTGCCCAATAGGGCCGAGAATAGTTAAAGATATTGACCCAATGAATTTAAATATTGAATGTAGAGTAAACGGAGAAATAAAGCAAAAATCAAACACCAAAAACATGATTTTTGATGTTTATGAGTTGATTGAATTTGTATCTTCAATAATGACACTTTATCCTGGAGATATTATTTCAACTGGAACTCCTCCGGGGGTTGGAGAGCTTAAAAAAGGAGATGTCGTTGAGTGTGAAATTGAAGGTATAGGAGTTTTAAGAAATTATGTTGATGACGAATAA
- a CDS encoding MJ1244 family protein translates to MKVLVYLFIRSEDLGKAINALTEGGITGFFLYDYKGMSPQDWKGFLLNEDPESAVKIINDLSENAILIGTVLNTESVETLEKVIHDRLANDKYTIIEIPIEDIKVNMPDKE, encoded by the coding sequence ATGAAAGTTCTTGTTTATCTATTCATTAGGAGTGAAGATTTGGGAAAAGCAATAAATGCACTGACTGAAGGGGGTATTACAGGGTTTTTCTTGTATGACTACAAAGGTATGTCCCCACAGGACTGGAAGGGATTTTTGCTGAATGAAGACCCCGAAAGTGCGGTAAAAATTATCAATGATTTATCTGAAAATGCCATTTTGATAGGAACGGTGTTGAATACAGAAAGTGTTGAAACCTTAGAAAAGGTTATTCATGATAGGTTGGCAAATGATAAATATACAATAATTGAAATCCCAATTGAAGACATTAAAGTGAATATGCCTGATAAAGAATAA
- the atwA gene encoding methyl coenzyme M reductase system, component A2 yields MLLLEVKNVSKAFGDNVVLKNISFELREGEVLGILGKSGAGKSVLLHMLRGMEGYEPTEGQIIYHVSICPKCGYVDVPSKEGEKCKCGGTFEKITVDFWNDKKYTYNLKKKIAIMLQRTFALYGEKSVIENILESLYSAGYEGNEAIDYALKLIKMVKLEHRITHIARDLSGGEKQRVVLARQIAKHPFIFLADEPTGTLDPQTAKLVHDALKKLVIDKNIAMVITSHWPEVIAELAQKAIWLEKGEIKMQGSAEEVVNEFMKTVTEFKKFEGVEIKDEIIKLENIEKKYCSVERGVVKAVDGVTLTINEREIFGLVGLSGAGKTTLSKIIAGVLPPSKGKYFFRLGDEWIDMTKPGPMHRGRVKRYIGILYQEYALYPHRTVLYNLTESIGLELPGEFARMKAIHVLTSVGFSEEEAEAILEKYPKELSVGERHRVALAQVLIREPHVVILDEPTGTMDPITRNTVAESIHKSRMELDQTYIIVSHDMDFVLNVCDRAALMRNGKIVKIGKPEEIVKILTEEEKEEMLGHQ; encoded by the coding sequence ATGTTATTGTTGGAAGTAAAAAATGTCTCGAAGGCATTTGGGGATAATGTAGTGCTTAAAAATATAAGTTTTGAACTCAGAGAGGGAGAGGTCTTAGGTATTTTGGGGAAGAGTGGTGCTGGAAAATCGGTATTGTTGCACATGCTAAGGGGAATGGAAGGCTATGAGCCAACTGAAGGACAAATAATCTACCATGTTTCAATATGTCCAAAATGTGGATATGTTGATGTCCCATCAAAAGAAGGAGAAAAATGTAAGTGTGGAGGGACATTTGAAAAGATAACTGTTGATTTTTGGAATGATAAGAAATACACATACAACCTAAAGAAAAAAATTGCTATCATGCTTCAGAGAACTTTTGCATTGTATGGGGAAAAGTCAGTTATTGAAAACATCTTAGAGTCCCTTTACAGTGCCGGATATGAAGGAAACGAAGCAATAGATTATGCGTTAAAATTAATTAAAATGGTTAAGTTAGAGCATAGGATAACACATATTGCAAGGGATTTAAGTGGTGGAGAAAAGCAGAGGGTTGTTTTAGCAAGACAGATAGCAAAACATCCGTTTATATTCCTTGCTGATGAACCAACAGGGACACTTGACCCACAAACCGCTAAGTTGGTTCACGATGCATTGAAAAAATTGGTTATAGATAAAAATATAGCAATGGTTATTACCTCTCACTGGCCAGAGGTTATTGCCGAACTTGCTCAAAAGGCAATCTGGCTTGAGAAAGGAGAAATTAAGATGCAAGGTAGTGCTGAGGAAGTTGTTAATGAATTCATGAAAACAGTAACTGAATTTAAGAAATTTGAAGGTGTTGAGATTAAGGATGAGATAATAAAACTTGAAAATATTGAGAAAAAATACTGTTCAGTTGAAAGAGGGGTTGTTAAGGCAGTTGATGGGGTGACTTTAACAATAAACGAAAGGGAAATATTTGGTCTTGTTGGGCTTAGTGGAGCAGGAAAAACAACACTGTCAAAAATCATTGCCGGGGTTTTACCTCCATCAAAGGGTAAATACTTCTTCAGGTTAGGGGATGAATGGATTGACATGACAAAACCAGGACCAATGCACAGGGGAAGAGTTAAGAGATATATAGGTATTCTATATCAGGAATATGCATTATATCCACACAGGACAGTTTTATACAACTTAACTGAATCCATTGGTTTAGAATTGCCTGGAGAATTTGCAAGAATGAAGGCAATTCACGTATTAACATCAGTTGGATTCTCCGAAGAAGAGGCAGAGGCAATACTTGAAAAATATCCAAAAGAATTGAGTGTTGGGGAGAGACACAGAGTTGCATTAGCACAAGTCTTAATTAGAGAGCCGCACGTTGTTATCTTAGATGAACCAACAGGGACAATGGATCCAATTACAAGGAATACTGTTGCAGAGTCCATCCATAAATCAAGAATGGAATTAGATCAAACATACATAATTGTCTCTCACGATATGGACTTTGTATTGAATGTCTGTGATAGAGCAGCATTAATGAGAAACGGTAAAATTGTAAAAATTGGAAAACCAGAAGAAATAGTTAAGATATTAACAGAAGAAGAAAAAGAAGAAATGCTTGGGCATCAATAA
- a CDS encoding MJ1244 family protein yields the protein MLLFKLFVEKDNVGKAINALTEGGITGFFLHECKGISPKKFKVILENLDEVVEAIRELNDAIIIKTVIDKKKAKILEDIIEEKLANERYTIIKIPINKIKINTCKKR from the coding sequence ATGTTACTGTTTAAATTATTCGTTGAAAAAGATAATGTTGGGAAGGCAATAAACGCACTGACTGAGGGAGGTATTACAGGGTTTTTCCTTCATGAATGCAAAGGTATATCACCAAAAAAATTCAAAGTAATATTAGAAAATTTGGATGAGGTTGTGGAAGCCATTAGAGAATTGAACGATGCTATAATTATCAAAACTGTTATAGATAAAAAGAAGGCAAAAATTTTGGAGGATATAATTGAAGAAAAACTGGCAAACGAAAGATACACAATAATAAAAATACCAATAAACAAAATAAAAATTAACACCTGCAAAAAAAGGTAA
- a CDS encoding DUF134 domain-containing protein — protein MRFRRGRPKIPRLISEEPKLKVFKPQGIPVKDLEIIRLEVDELEAVRLVDLLGYEHEEAARAMGISRRVFWNILKSARKKIADALINGKGIRIEGGYYKIRECKFDEKCGKYKYCRFRLKPCEVFESHEE, from the coding sequence ATGAGATTTAGAAGAGGAAGACCAAAAATTCCACGTTTGATATCAGAAGAACCAAAATTAAAAGTATTTAAACCACAAGGTATTCCAGTAAAGGATTTAGAAATAATAAGATTGGAGGTTGATGAATTAGAGGCAGTAAGGTTAGTGGACTTATTGGGATATGAGCATGAAGAAGCAGCAAGGGCAATGGGTATTTCAAGGAGGGTGTTTTGGAATATTCTAAAATCGGCAAGAAAGAAAATTGCAGATGCATTGATTAATGGAAAAGGCATAAGGATAGAAGGCGGGTATTATAAAATAAGAGAATGCAAATTTGATGAAAAGTGTGGAAAATACAAATACTGCAGATTCAGGCTAAAACCTTGTGAAGTATTTGAAAGTCATGAAGAATAA